A single Pradoshia eiseniae DNA region contains:
- a CDS encoding SDR family oxidoreductase, translating to MVEKGLFDLTGKTALVTGGGTGLGRIMAEALAEHGANIAVCSRNVTHGLETADFVTAQYGRKAEAYSCNVAVEEEVIETVERVIEDFGPIHILINNSGTTWGEKAEDMPYEAWRKVMDVNLGGTFLMSKYVGRQMIQNREGKIINIGSVAGIKAEPADVLNAIGYSTSKAGIHHFTKDLAMKWGEYGISVNAIAPGFFESKMTRHVLSENQEKIIRKNPLKRLGDPGSLKGAALFLASRASDHITGQIIAVDGGSSL from the coding sequence CTGGTGGAGAAGGGGTTATTTGATTTAACTGGCAAGACGGCATTAGTGACAGGCGGGGGAACAGGGCTTGGACGCATCATGGCAGAGGCCTTGGCTGAGCATGGGGCAAATATTGCCGTTTGCTCGCGCAATGTCACACATGGTCTTGAGACGGCTGATTTTGTCACCGCCCAATATGGAAGGAAGGCTGAGGCATACTCATGCAATGTGGCTGTCGAGGAAGAGGTCATCGAAACAGTTGAACGAGTTATCGAGGATTTTGGACCCATTCATATTCTTATCAATAATAGCGGTACGACATGGGGAGAAAAAGCGGAAGATATGCCTTATGAGGCTTGGAGGAAGGTCATGGATGTCAATCTTGGCGGTACATTCCTGATGTCTAAGTATGTGGGGAGGCAGATGATTCAAAATCGTGAAGGCAAGATCATTAATATTGGCTCTGTTGCTGGCATTAAAGCAGAACCAGCGGATGTACTGAATGCGATTGGATACAGCACAAGCAAGGCAGGCATCCATCACTTTACGAAGGACCTGGCAATGAAATGGGGCGAATACGGCATCAGCGTCAATGCCATTGCACCTGGCTTCTTTGAGTCAAAAATGACTAGGCATGTGCTAAGTGAAAACCAAGAGAAAATCATCCGAAAAAATCCTCTGAAAAGGCTTGGAGACCCGGGTTCTTTGAAGGGAGCGGCCTTGTTTTTGGCA